The window TGATTGGTTAGAAGATGCGATTTCTGATACACTGGCTACCGAAATTGGAGACTTACCAAATCCAGACGGAGAAGAAGAATTTGATTTAAGTGATATCCCAGAATTAACAGATTCCGACTTCGGAGATTTGAGTGAAAGCCATGATGATTGGAAAGAAAATCCTGTATCCAATTTAGAAGACGATTTGGATTCCATTCATGATGAAACAAATCCATATGAACCAGTTGAACCTGATTTAGGTGATGACCTTGTCGAACGTGATTACCATGATGATTTATTAGAAGCGGATGCACCTCTTCCTGAAGTCAATTTATTTGATGAATGGGAAAACGAAGCCAAAAAAGAAGCCGCCAAGCAACCGTTACGTCAATCAAAAGAAGACCCAGCTCCGATTGGCGAAGAAGTATTATTTGATGATGAGTCCGATTTTGGAACTGCACCGATGTCTTACCATCTAGCGTCCAAAAAACGGATCGAAAATTACCAAGCCATATTTGAAATCACAAAGGAGATTGCTTCTTCCAAAGAGTTCTCAGATTTTTTTGATAATCTAGTTTATAGTTTAATCGGGCAAGTTGGTTGCCAATCTGTTGTTATTTTAACATCTACCAATCCAAAGAATTTGAAATGGGAAGCAATCGCCGCGCAAGGGATCCAATCAAAAGACTCTTGGTATCTGACACCAGGTGACGAAATTTATGCACGGATTTCTGATTCCGAAACAGTAATTTACGCAGGTGAGTTTAAGTCTTCACGTTTACCAAACAGAGAATTGAATTTGTTGAAAGAAATGGAATCTGAGATTCTTGTCCCCATTCGACATGGTGACAAATGTTTCGGAGTATTATCACTCGGAAAACTCATCAATGGTGAAGAATACATTACAGATGATTTAGAATTTGCTAAAATTGTTGGTGATATTGCCGGTTCTGTTTTTGAAAGAGTTTCGGAATTTGAAGCCATCAATGATGAATTGGTGCATGCCAAAGAAGTCATTGAAATCAATGAATCTGTTCTACAATTTGCACGTGACTTTTCCAAAGTTCGTAAGATGGATGAAGCTTATGACTTTTTAATTGATAACATCAAAAACAAATTAGGTGTAAAACAGTTTTCCTTTTTAGTCCTAGATTCAGAAACCAGATCCGATTATATTGTGTTTGGATCAAATTTCATATTACCAGAACGAACAAAAGACTTCCGACTCAGTAAAGATTCGGATATCATTGGGATGGTTTCCAATGTTTCAGGAGTGTATAAGTTAGAGAATTTCAGAGAGGACTCTGAATTAAAATCTATTTTCACAAATGACGAATTGGGTATTATGAGCGAATTTACGATACTCCCAATTATCAACTTAAACTGGTTAGTTGGTATGGTCATCATCCACTCGACAGGTTCTGCTTGGACAGATACAACTCGAGATGTGGCAGTGTCGTTATTGGAAACATCAGCTCCAGTGTTTGCCAATTTACTAATCCTCCAGGAAAAAGAAGCACTTTTTAGAAACCCATTCAATCCACTGGAATCAAGGATTTTATTGGAAATTGAGAAGGCATCAACTCTCAAAGCATCATTTACTGTTTCCTTATTCAAAATCCAAAATGTTTCCAGAATGATCCATCTAGTTGGCACAGGTACATTTGCTCGTTATGCAGATACATTAAGAAAAACAATGATGGATCACATCAGCGAATTGGATTTTTTTACACGGGTTGGACAGGGCAAATTTGTTTTAGTTTTACATGGGAAAGACAAAGAAGAAACAGATGTTGTGATCAAAAAAATCAAATCATCTTTTGCGAAAAAAGAAGAAGCCATCATTGGGAATTTCCGGGCAAGTTACCGTGTATTAACTTTGGCATATCCACATGATACAAAGGACAAAAATCAATTTTTGGAAATGGTTGAAGAAGCCTAATCAATTCTTGTGTTATTCAACTCCCTGACGTTTCTTTTACATTTTTTTGTATTCTACTTAATTTATTATTACTCATCATTTCGGATTCGAAAACTACTACTGCTCATTTTTGGGATCTATTTTTATTCACAATGGGGAATTGGTGGCACAATTTTACTTTTTGCCTCTATTCTTTTTAATTATACGATTGGAATTTTAATCGATCGAAGTTCGTTAGCAAGAAAAAAACACCTATTTGTTTTTGGTATTGTATCGAATGTTTTGTATCTTGCTGTATTTAAATATTTTTTGTTTGTATGGGGAGTTCTTTCTGATATTAGAATCGAATTTGGAGAAACTCCAATCCAATGGAAACCCAATATATTACTTCCGATTGGAATCTCCTTTTATACATTTCATAACATTAGTTATTTGATTGAAGTGTATGACAAAAGGATAATGGTATGTAAAAATATTTTTACCTTTATCCTTTATGATTTATTTTTTCCATTACTTTTGCTTGGACCCATTGAACGACCAGGTAATTTGATTCCACAAATAGAAGCCGAACGTAAGATTTCAAAGGGAATGATTTGGAATGGATTGTCTCTTTTTTGTTTTGGTGTGTTCATCAAATCGAGTATTGCGGATCCCTTGTCTCGTTATGTGGAAATCCACGTCTCTTCCTTTACCAGTTTAGAACCGGGAATTTTATGGATCATTGCCCCTACGATTGCCTTTCAAGTTTATGCTGATTTTTTTGGTTATTCCCTTTGTGCAATGGGACTTGCCGAAATGTTGGGATTCGAACTGATGAATAATTTCAAAAGGCCATTTTTTTCCTCCAACCCTTCGGAGTTTTGGTCAAAATGGCATATCTCACTTTCGACTTGGTTACGTGATTATGTGTACATTAAGTTAGGTGGGAATCGACATGGTTTTTTTCGTGAAAACATAAACTTGATGTTAGTTTGGTTTTTGACCGGAATTTGGCATGGAGCAGGTTATGGTTTTATCATTTGGGGTTTTTATTTAGGTGTTTGCCTGATTCTCTATCGAGTTTTAAAACATATTGGACTAACCAAATTCCAAAACAAAATTTTCACTGGATTGGGGATTGTATTTACGTTTTATACTTTTTCTCTTGGATTATTATTATTTAGGATTACTGCCCCTTCCGAGAGT of the Leptospira biflexa serovar Patoc strain 'Patoc 1 (Paris)' genome contains:
- a CDS encoding GAF domain-containing protein — encoded protein: MGLLDRAEEINKTSEAKVSSSPTPKKESPSLLKKAEHFREEELPNHQSLAEPVTVSDSDSDWLEDAISDTLATEIGDLPNPDGEEEFDLSDIPELTDSDFGDLSESHDDWKENPVSNLEDDLDSIHDETNPYEPVEPDLGDDLVERDYHDDLLEADAPLPEVNLFDEWENEAKKEAAKQPLRQSKEDPAPIGEEVLFDDESDFGTAPMSYHLASKKRIENYQAIFEITKEIASSKEFSDFFDNLVYSLIGQVGCQSVVILTSTNPKNLKWEAIAAQGIQSKDSWYLTPGDEIYARISDSETVIYAGEFKSSRLPNRELNLLKEMESEILVPIRHGDKCFGVLSLGKLINGEEYITDDLEFAKIVGDIAGSVFERVSEFEAINDELVHAKEVIEINESVLQFARDFSKVRKMDEAYDFLIDNIKNKLGVKQFSFLVLDSETRSDYIVFGSNFILPERTKDFRLSKDSDIIGMVSNVSGVYKLENFREDSELKSIFTNDELGIMSEFTILPIINLNWLVGMVIIHSTGSAWTDTTRDVAVSLLETSAPVFANLLILQEKEALFRNPFNPLESRILLEIEKASTLKASFTVSLFKIQNVSRMIHLVGTGTFARYADTLRKTMMDHISELDFFTRVGQGKFVLVLHGKDKEETDVVIKKIKSSFAKKEEAIIGNFRASYRVLTLAYPHDTKDKNQFLEMVEEA
- a CDS encoding MBOAT family O-acyltransferase: MLFNSLTFLLHFFVFYLIYYYSSFRIRKLLLLIFGIYFYSQWGIGGTILLFASILFNYTIGILIDRSSLARKKHLFVFGIVSNVLYLAVFKYFLFVWGVLSDIRIEFGETPIQWKPNILLPIGISFYTFHNISYLIEVYDKRIMVCKNIFTFILYDLFFPLLLLGPIERPGNLIPQIEAERKISKGMIWNGLSLFCFGVFIKSSIADPLSRYVEIHVSSFTSLEPGILWIIAPTIAFQVYADFFGYSLCAMGLAEMLGFELMNNFKRPFFSSNPSEFWSKWHISLSTWLRDYVYIKLGGNRHGFFRENINLMLVWFLTGIWHGAGYGFIIWGFYLGVCLILYRVLKHIGLTKFQNKIFTGLGIVFTFYTFSLGLLLFRITAPSESLLILKNLKSIPTLQQIPFSLFFIIFPLLVFDLWQEWKQTERPTFFISTKPYFVSAILVFCFFWFSIVSPFGKEDFFYFQF